In Carassius gibelio isolate Cgi1373 ecotype wild population from Czech Republic chromosome B13, carGib1.2-hapl.c, whole genome shotgun sequence, one genomic interval encodes:
- the LOC127970017 gene encoding poly(A) polymerase gamma-like isoform X3 yields the protein MKEMSTTGNSTLGGQQPQKHYGITSSISLAFPREIDHIYTQKLTEAMKPFGVFESEDELNHRLAVLGKLNSFVKEWIAEISESKNLPLSAVVNVGGKIFTFGSYRLGVHTKGADIDALCVAPRHVERTDFFSSFFEKLKRLDEIKDLRAVEDAFVPVIKFKFDGIEIDLLFARLALQSIPDNLDLRGDSLLRNLDIRCIRSLNGCRVTDEILYLVPNKENFRLTLRAIKLWAKRRGIYSNMLGFLGGVSWAMLVARTCQLYPNAVAATLVHKFFLVFSKWEWPNPVLLKQPEDSNLNLPVWDPRVNPSDRYHLMPIITPAYPQQNSTYNVSTSTRTIMSEEFKNGLTVTDEILQGKADWSKLFEPPNFFQKYKHYIVLTASASTEENHLEWIGLVESKIRVLVGNLERNEYITLAHVNPQSFPGSKENHNENEFVSMWFIGISFKKLDNSDCVNIDLTYDIQSFTDTVYRQASNINMLKDGMTIEATHVKKKQLHHYLPPELVQRKKKSLGDINRSSNGGGSKRCSLDGSQLDSSRDTDIGTPFSSPTPVSKPCQPASTPEDSSISPPKHPVLAFMDSPPASEVSPPKPEQGMSIPVIGSKPIATPVAKPPAPPAGNTIPTVVGRSVIPRITSTSPGLTELPNSVNGAPKRPHSPSLEDPPKRHKDTEVFSDDSAFKEPYPPNSNGLNSEEESTVEGLSTTKPMPIPTIDTSRSQRLPSKELPDASSPIPTSNLRVIKNSIRLTLNR from the exons ACTTGCAGTTCTTGGAAAGCTGAATTCCTTTGTGAAGGAGTGGATTGCAGAAATCAGTGAATCAAAG AATCTTCCACTGTCAGCAGTAGTGAATGTTGGTGGCAAAATCTTTACTTTTGGGTCATATAGGTTGGGAGTGCACACAAAAG GTGCTGATATAGATGCTTTGTGTGTTGCCCCACGTCACGTCGAAAGAACTGACTTTTTTTCATCCTTCTTTGAAAAACTAAAACGGCTTGATGAGATTAAGGATCTACGA GCTGTGGAAGATGCATTTGTACCGGTCATCAAATTCAAGTTTGATGGAATTGAG ATTGATCTGCTGTTTGCCAGGCTCGCTTTACAGTCAATTCCTGACAACCTGGACCTGAGAGGAGACTCTCTCCTCAGAAACTTGGACATCAGATGCATTCGCAGTTTAAACG GTTGCCGTGTTACAGATGAGATCCTATATCTGGTGCCTAATAAAGAGAACTTCAGGTTAACATTGAGAGCGATTAAACTGTGGGCCAAAC gacGTGGAATCTATTCCAACATGCTAGGCTTCCTTGGTGGAGTTTCCTGGGCTATGCTCGTGGCCAGAACTTGTCAGCTCTATCCAAATGCTGTTGCCGCCACACTTGTGCACAAGTTCTTTCTGGTCTTCTCTAAATG GGAATGGCCAAACCCTGTGCTTTTAAAACAACCTGAAGACAGCAATTTGAATCTTCCAGTCTGGGATCCACGG GTGAATCCATCAGACAGGTATCATCTGATGCCAATCATCACTCCTGCATATCCACAACAGAACTCCACCTACAACGTGTCCACTTCCACACGCACCATCATGAGTGAAGAGTTCAAAAATG gTCTCACTGTTACAGATGAAATTCTTCAGGGTAAAGCCGATTGGTCCAAGTTGTTTGAACCTCCTAACTTTTTCCAGAAGTATAA GCATTACATTGTCCTCACTGCCAGTGCATCCACTGAGGAAAACCATCTGGAGTG GATTGGACTGGTAGAATCAAAGATAAGAGTGTTGGTTGGAAATTTGGAGCGCAATGAGTACATCACCCTTGCCCATGTCAACCCACAGTCTTTTCCTGGGTCAAAAGAGAATCACAACGA aaaTGAATTTGTTTCCATGTGGTTCATTGGAATCAGTTTCAAAAAACTGGACAACTCTGACTGTGTGAATATTGACTTGACCTACGACATCCAGTCCTTCACAGATACTG tttataGGCAGGCCAGCAATATCAACATGCTAAAGGATGGCATGACTATTGAGGCCACACATGTGAAGAAAAAACAGTTGCATCATTACCTGCCTCCTGAACTTGTGCAGAGGAAGAagaag AGTTTGGGAGATATAAATCGGAGCTCAAATGGTGGGGGGTCAAAGCGCTGCTCTCTGGATGGCAGTCAGCTGGACAGCTCCAGGGACACAGACATCGGCACTCCATTCAGTTCTCCTACACCGGTCAGCAAACCATGCCAGCCAGCCTCCACACCTGAAGACAG tagTATAAGCCCACCCAAGCATCCAGTACTTGCATTCATGGACAGCCCACCAGCATCAGAAGTTTCTCCTCCAAAACCAGAACAGGGAATGTCCATTCCAGTCATCGGATCCA agcCCATTGCCACTCCAGTTGCCAAGCCCCCGGCACCTCCCGCTGGCAACACTATTCCTACAGTGGTGGGCCGCAGTGTGATACCCCGGATTACCTCTACCTCCCCTGGCCTAACTGAACTGCCCAACAGTGTCAATGGAGCGCCAAAGAGACCTCACTCTCCATCTCTGGAAGATCCACCTAAGAGGCACAAAGATACAGAG GTGTTTTCAGATGACTCTGCTTTTAAAGAGCCGTACCCTCCAAATAGTAATGGCTTGAACAGTGAAGAGGAGTCAACAgtg GAGGGTCTTTCAACAACCAAACCTATGCCAATACCAACAATTGATACATCAAGATCACAG AGACTACCCAGTAAAGAGCTTCCGGATGCATCTTCCCCAATTCCCACAAGCAACCTCCGTGTGATTAAAAATTCAATCAGGCTCACTCTTAACCGATAA
- the LOC127970017 gene encoding poly(A) polymerase gamma-like isoform X4 — protein MKEMSTTGNSTLGGQQPQKHYGITSSISLAFPREIDHIYTQKLTEAMKPFGVFESEDELNHRLAVLGKLNSFVKEWIAEISESKNLPLSAVVNVGGKIFTFGSYRLGVHTKGADIDALCVAPRHVERTDFFSSFFEKLKRLDEIKDLRAVEDAFVPVIKFKFDGIEIDLLFARLALQSIPDNLDLRGDSLLRNLDIRCIRSLNGCRVTDEILYLVPNKENFRLTLRAIKLWAKRRGIYSNMLGFLGGVSWAMLVARTCQLYPNAVAATLVHKFFLVFSKWEWPNPVLLKQPEDSNLNLPVWDPRVNPSDRYHLMPIITPAYPQQNSTYNVSTSTRTIMSEEFKNGLTVTDEILQGKADWSKLFEPPNFFQKYKHYIVLTASASTEENHLEWIGLVESKIRVLVGNLERNEYITLAHVNPQSFPGSKENHNENEFVSMWFIGISFKKLDNSDCVNIDLTYDIQSFTDTVYRQASNINMLKDGMTIEATHVKKKQLHHYLPPELVQRKKKSLGDINRSSNGGGSKRCSLDGSQLDSSRDTDIGTPFSSPTPVSKPCQPASTPEDSISPPKHPVLAFMDSPPASEVSPPKPEQGMSIPVIGSKPIATPVAKPPAPPAGNTIPTVVGRSVIPRITSTSPGLTELPNSVNGAPKRPHSPSLEDPPKRHKDTEVFSDDSAFKEPYPPNSNGLNSEEESTVEGLSTTKPMPIPTIDTSRSQRLPSKELPDASSPIPTSNLRVIKNSIRLTLNR, from the exons ACTTGCAGTTCTTGGAAAGCTGAATTCCTTTGTGAAGGAGTGGATTGCAGAAATCAGTGAATCAAAG AATCTTCCACTGTCAGCAGTAGTGAATGTTGGTGGCAAAATCTTTACTTTTGGGTCATATAGGTTGGGAGTGCACACAAAAG GTGCTGATATAGATGCTTTGTGTGTTGCCCCACGTCACGTCGAAAGAACTGACTTTTTTTCATCCTTCTTTGAAAAACTAAAACGGCTTGATGAGATTAAGGATCTACGA GCTGTGGAAGATGCATTTGTACCGGTCATCAAATTCAAGTTTGATGGAATTGAG ATTGATCTGCTGTTTGCCAGGCTCGCTTTACAGTCAATTCCTGACAACCTGGACCTGAGAGGAGACTCTCTCCTCAGAAACTTGGACATCAGATGCATTCGCAGTTTAAACG GTTGCCGTGTTACAGATGAGATCCTATATCTGGTGCCTAATAAAGAGAACTTCAGGTTAACATTGAGAGCGATTAAACTGTGGGCCAAAC gacGTGGAATCTATTCCAACATGCTAGGCTTCCTTGGTGGAGTTTCCTGGGCTATGCTCGTGGCCAGAACTTGTCAGCTCTATCCAAATGCTGTTGCCGCCACACTTGTGCACAAGTTCTTTCTGGTCTTCTCTAAATG GGAATGGCCAAACCCTGTGCTTTTAAAACAACCTGAAGACAGCAATTTGAATCTTCCAGTCTGGGATCCACGG GTGAATCCATCAGACAGGTATCATCTGATGCCAATCATCACTCCTGCATATCCACAACAGAACTCCACCTACAACGTGTCCACTTCCACACGCACCATCATGAGTGAAGAGTTCAAAAATG gTCTCACTGTTACAGATGAAATTCTTCAGGGTAAAGCCGATTGGTCCAAGTTGTTTGAACCTCCTAACTTTTTCCAGAAGTATAA GCATTACATTGTCCTCACTGCCAGTGCATCCACTGAGGAAAACCATCTGGAGTG GATTGGACTGGTAGAATCAAAGATAAGAGTGTTGGTTGGAAATTTGGAGCGCAATGAGTACATCACCCTTGCCCATGTCAACCCACAGTCTTTTCCTGGGTCAAAAGAGAATCACAACGA aaaTGAATTTGTTTCCATGTGGTTCATTGGAATCAGTTTCAAAAAACTGGACAACTCTGACTGTGTGAATATTGACTTGACCTACGACATCCAGTCCTTCACAGATACTG tttataGGCAGGCCAGCAATATCAACATGCTAAAGGATGGCATGACTATTGAGGCCACACATGTGAAGAAAAAACAGTTGCATCATTACCTGCCTCCTGAACTTGTGCAGAGGAAGAagaag AGTTTGGGAGATATAAATCGGAGCTCAAATGGTGGGGGGTCAAAGCGCTGCTCTCTGGATGGCAGTCAGCTGGACAGCTCCAGGGACACAGACATCGGCACTCCATTCAGTTCTCCTACACCGGTCAGCAAACCATGCCAGCCAGCCTCCACACCTGAAGACAG TATAAGCCCACCCAAGCATCCAGTACTTGCATTCATGGACAGCCCACCAGCATCAGAAGTTTCTCCTCCAAAACCAGAACAGGGAATGTCCATTCCAGTCATCGGATCCA agcCCATTGCCACTCCAGTTGCCAAGCCCCCGGCACCTCCCGCTGGCAACACTATTCCTACAGTGGTGGGCCGCAGTGTGATACCCCGGATTACCTCTACCTCCCCTGGCCTAACTGAACTGCCCAACAGTGTCAATGGAGCGCCAAAGAGACCTCACTCTCCATCTCTGGAAGATCCACCTAAGAGGCACAAAGATACAGAG GTGTTTTCAGATGACTCTGCTTTTAAAGAGCCGTACCCTCCAAATAGTAATGGCTTGAACAGTGAAGAGGAGTCAACAgtg GAGGGTCTTTCAACAACCAAACCTATGCCAATACCAACAATTGATACATCAAGATCACAG AGACTACCCAGTAAAGAGCTTCCGGATGCATCTTCCCCAATTCCCACAAGCAACCTCCGTGTGATTAAAAATTCAATCAGGCTCACTCTTAACCGATAA
- the LOC127970017 gene encoding poly(A) polymerase gamma-like isoform X1: protein MHAVADKRPWTGNSTLGGQQPQKHYGITSSISLAFPREIDHIYTQKLTEAMKPFGVFESEDELNHRLAVLGKLNSFVKEWIAEISESKNLPLSAVVNVGGKIFTFGSYRLGVHTKGADIDALCVAPRHVERTDFFSSFFEKLKRLDEIKDLRAVEDAFVPVIKFKFDGIEIDLLFARLALQSIPDNLDLRGDSLLRNLDIRCIRSLNGCRVTDEILYLVPNKENFRLTLRAIKLWAKRRGIYSNMLGFLGGVSWAMLVARTCQLYPNAVAATLVHKFFLVFSKWEWPNPVLLKQPEDSNLNLPVWDPRVNPSDRYHLMPIITPAYPQQNSTYNVSTSTRTIMSEEFKNGLTVTDEILQGKADWSKLFEPPNFFQKYKHYIVLTASASTEENHLEWIGLVESKIRVLVGNLERNEYITLAHVNPQSFPGSKENHNENEFVSMWFIGISFKKLDNSDCVNIDLTYDIQSFTDTVYRQASNINMLKDGMTIEATHVKKKQLHHYLPPELVQRKKKSLGDINRSSNGGGSKRCSLDGSQLDSSRDTDIGTPFSSPTPVSKPCQPASTPEDSSISPPKHPVLAFMDSPPASEVSPPKPEQGMSIPVIGSKPIATPVAKPPAPPAGNTIPTVVGRSVIPRITSTSPGLTELPNSVNGAPKRPHSPSLEDPPKRHKDTEVFSDDSAFKEPYPPNSNGLNSEEESTVEGLSTTKPMPIPTIDTSRSQRLPSKELPDASSPIPTSNLRVIKNSIRLTLNR from the exons ACTTGCAGTTCTTGGAAAGCTGAATTCCTTTGTGAAGGAGTGGATTGCAGAAATCAGTGAATCAAAG AATCTTCCACTGTCAGCAGTAGTGAATGTTGGTGGCAAAATCTTTACTTTTGGGTCATATAGGTTGGGAGTGCACACAAAAG GTGCTGATATAGATGCTTTGTGTGTTGCCCCACGTCACGTCGAAAGAACTGACTTTTTTTCATCCTTCTTTGAAAAACTAAAACGGCTTGATGAGATTAAGGATCTACGA GCTGTGGAAGATGCATTTGTACCGGTCATCAAATTCAAGTTTGATGGAATTGAG ATTGATCTGCTGTTTGCCAGGCTCGCTTTACAGTCAATTCCTGACAACCTGGACCTGAGAGGAGACTCTCTCCTCAGAAACTTGGACATCAGATGCATTCGCAGTTTAAACG GTTGCCGTGTTACAGATGAGATCCTATATCTGGTGCCTAATAAAGAGAACTTCAGGTTAACATTGAGAGCGATTAAACTGTGGGCCAAAC gacGTGGAATCTATTCCAACATGCTAGGCTTCCTTGGTGGAGTTTCCTGGGCTATGCTCGTGGCCAGAACTTGTCAGCTCTATCCAAATGCTGTTGCCGCCACACTTGTGCACAAGTTCTTTCTGGTCTTCTCTAAATG GGAATGGCCAAACCCTGTGCTTTTAAAACAACCTGAAGACAGCAATTTGAATCTTCCAGTCTGGGATCCACGG GTGAATCCATCAGACAGGTATCATCTGATGCCAATCATCACTCCTGCATATCCACAACAGAACTCCACCTACAACGTGTCCACTTCCACACGCACCATCATGAGTGAAGAGTTCAAAAATG gTCTCACTGTTACAGATGAAATTCTTCAGGGTAAAGCCGATTGGTCCAAGTTGTTTGAACCTCCTAACTTTTTCCAGAAGTATAA GCATTACATTGTCCTCACTGCCAGTGCATCCACTGAGGAAAACCATCTGGAGTG GATTGGACTGGTAGAATCAAAGATAAGAGTGTTGGTTGGAAATTTGGAGCGCAATGAGTACATCACCCTTGCCCATGTCAACCCACAGTCTTTTCCTGGGTCAAAAGAGAATCACAACGA aaaTGAATTTGTTTCCATGTGGTTCATTGGAATCAGTTTCAAAAAACTGGACAACTCTGACTGTGTGAATATTGACTTGACCTACGACATCCAGTCCTTCACAGATACTG tttataGGCAGGCCAGCAATATCAACATGCTAAAGGATGGCATGACTATTGAGGCCACACATGTGAAGAAAAAACAGTTGCATCATTACCTGCCTCCTGAACTTGTGCAGAGGAAGAagaag AGTTTGGGAGATATAAATCGGAGCTCAAATGGTGGGGGGTCAAAGCGCTGCTCTCTGGATGGCAGTCAGCTGGACAGCTCCAGGGACACAGACATCGGCACTCCATTCAGTTCTCCTACACCGGTCAGCAAACCATGCCAGCCAGCCTCCACACCTGAAGACAG tagTATAAGCCCACCCAAGCATCCAGTACTTGCATTCATGGACAGCCCACCAGCATCAGAAGTTTCTCCTCCAAAACCAGAACAGGGAATGTCCATTCCAGTCATCGGATCCA agcCCATTGCCACTCCAGTTGCCAAGCCCCCGGCACCTCCCGCTGGCAACACTATTCCTACAGTGGTGGGCCGCAGTGTGATACCCCGGATTACCTCTACCTCCCCTGGCCTAACTGAACTGCCCAACAGTGTCAATGGAGCGCCAAAGAGACCTCACTCTCCATCTCTGGAAGATCCACCTAAGAGGCACAAAGATACAGAG GTGTTTTCAGATGACTCTGCTTTTAAAGAGCCGTACCCTCCAAATAGTAATGGCTTGAACAGTGAAGAGGAGTCAACAgtg GAGGGTCTTTCAACAACCAAACCTATGCCAATACCAACAATTGATACATCAAGATCACAG AGACTACCCAGTAAAGAGCTTCCGGATGCATCTTCCCCAATTCCCACAAGCAACCTCCGTGTGATTAAAAATTCAATCAGGCTCACTCTTAACCGATAA
- the LOC127970017 gene encoding poly(A) polymerase gamma-like isoform X2: MHAVADKRPWTGNSTLGGQQPQKHYGITSSISLAFPREIDHIYTQKLTEAMKPFGVFESEDELNHRLAVLGKLNSFVKEWIAEISESKNLPLSAVVNVGGKIFTFGSYRLGVHTKGADIDALCVAPRHVERTDFFSSFFEKLKRLDEIKDLRAVEDAFVPVIKFKFDGIEIDLLFARLALQSIPDNLDLRGDSLLRNLDIRCIRSLNGCRVTDEILYLVPNKENFRLTLRAIKLWAKRRGIYSNMLGFLGGVSWAMLVARTCQLYPNAVAATLVHKFFLVFSKWEWPNPVLLKQPEDSNLNLPVWDPRVNPSDRYHLMPIITPAYPQQNSTYNVSTSTRTIMSEEFKNGLTVTDEILQGKADWSKLFEPPNFFQKYKHYIVLTASASTEENHLEWIGLVESKIRVLVGNLERNEYITLAHVNPQSFPGSKENHNENEFVSMWFIGISFKKLDNSDCVNIDLTYDIQSFTDTVYRQASNINMLKDGMTIEATHVKKKQLHHYLPPELVQRKKKSLGDINRSSNGGGSKRCSLDGSQLDSSRDTDIGTPFSSPTPVSKPCQPASTPEDSISPPKHPVLAFMDSPPASEVSPPKPEQGMSIPVIGSKPIATPVAKPPAPPAGNTIPTVVGRSVIPRITSTSPGLTELPNSVNGAPKRPHSPSLEDPPKRHKDTEVFSDDSAFKEPYPPNSNGLNSEEESTVEGLSTTKPMPIPTIDTSRSQRLPSKELPDASSPIPTSNLRVIKNSIRLTLNR, from the exons ACTTGCAGTTCTTGGAAAGCTGAATTCCTTTGTGAAGGAGTGGATTGCAGAAATCAGTGAATCAAAG AATCTTCCACTGTCAGCAGTAGTGAATGTTGGTGGCAAAATCTTTACTTTTGGGTCATATAGGTTGGGAGTGCACACAAAAG GTGCTGATATAGATGCTTTGTGTGTTGCCCCACGTCACGTCGAAAGAACTGACTTTTTTTCATCCTTCTTTGAAAAACTAAAACGGCTTGATGAGATTAAGGATCTACGA GCTGTGGAAGATGCATTTGTACCGGTCATCAAATTCAAGTTTGATGGAATTGAG ATTGATCTGCTGTTTGCCAGGCTCGCTTTACAGTCAATTCCTGACAACCTGGACCTGAGAGGAGACTCTCTCCTCAGAAACTTGGACATCAGATGCATTCGCAGTTTAAACG GTTGCCGTGTTACAGATGAGATCCTATATCTGGTGCCTAATAAAGAGAACTTCAGGTTAACATTGAGAGCGATTAAACTGTGGGCCAAAC gacGTGGAATCTATTCCAACATGCTAGGCTTCCTTGGTGGAGTTTCCTGGGCTATGCTCGTGGCCAGAACTTGTCAGCTCTATCCAAATGCTGTTGCCGCCACACTTGTGCACAAGTTCTTTCTGGTCTTCTCTAAATG GGAATGGCCAAACCCTGTGCTTTTAAAACAACCTGAAGACAGCAATTTGAATCTTCCAGTCTGGGATCCACGG GTGAATCCATCAGACAGGTATCATCTGATGCCAATCATCACTCCTGCATATCCACAACAGAACTCCACCTACAACGTGTCCACTTCCACACGCACCATCATGAGTGAAGAGTTCAAAAATG gTCTCACTGTTACAGATGAAATTCTTCAGGGTAAAGCCGATTGGTCCAAGTTGTTTGAACCTCCTAACTTTTTCCAGAAGTATAA GCATTACATTGTCCTCACTGCCAGTGCATCCACTGAGGAAAACCATCTGGAGTG GATTGGACTGGTAGAATCAAAGATAAGAGTGTTGGTTGGAAATTTGGAGCGCAATGAGTACATCACCCTTGCCCATGTCAACCCACAGTCTTTTCCTGGGTCAAAAGAGAATCACAACGA aaaTGAATTTGTTTCCATGTGGTTCATTGGAATCAGTTTCAAAAAACTGGACAACTCTGACTGTGTGAATATTGACTTGACCTACGACATCCAGTCCTTCACAGATACTG tttataGGCAGGCCAGCAATATCAACATGCTAAAGGATGGCATGACTATTGAGGCCACACATGTGAAGAAAAAACAGTTGCATCATTACCTGCCTCCTGAACTTGTGCAGAGGAAGAagaag AGTTTGGGAGATATAAATCGGAGCTCAAATGGTGGGGGGTCAAAGCGCTGCTCTCTGGATGGCAGTCAGCTGGACAGCTCCAGGGACACAGACATCGGCACTCCATTCAGTTCTCCTACACCGGTCAGCAAACCATGCCAGCCAGCCTCCACACCTGAAGACAG TATAAGCCCACCCAAGCATCCAGTACTTGCATTCATGGACAGCCCACCAGCATCAGAAGTTTCTCCTCCAAAACCAGAACAGGGAATGTCCATTCCAGTCATCGGATCCA agcCCATTGCCACTCCAGTTGCCAAGCCCCCGGCACCTCCCGCTGGCAACACTATTCCTACAGTGGTGGGCCGCAGTGTGATACCCCGGATTACCTCTACCTCCCCTGGCCTAACTGAACTGCCCAACAGTGTCAATGGAGCGCCAAAGAGACCTCACTCTCCATCTCTGGAAGATCCACCTAAGAGGCACAAAGATACAGAG GTGTTTTCAGATGACTCTGCTTTTAAAGAGCCGTACCCTCCAAATAGTAATGGCTTGAACAGTGAAGAGGAGTCAACAgtg GAGGGTCTTTCAACAACCAAACCTATGCCAATACCAACAATTGATACATCAAGATCACAG AGACTACCCAGTAAAGAGCTTCCGGATGCATCTTCCCCAATTCCCACAAGCAACCTCCGTGTGATTAAAAATTCAATCAGGCTCACTCTTAACCGATAA
- the LOC127970019 gene encoding proto-oncogene c-Rel, which produces MDVHTHSMHRDPNLMGDPCVQIFEQPKQRGMRFRYKCEGRSAGSIPGERSSDNNRTYPSIQILNVTVKGKVRVTLVTKSDPYKPHPHDLVGKDCKDGYYEVEFGPERRVIAFQNLGIQCVRRREVRDAIMQRITRRINPFNVPRDQLLQTEEYDLNVVRLCFQVFLQDETGMYNTALPPIVSNPIYDNRAPNTAELRICRVNKNSGSVKGGDEIFLLCDKVQKDDIEVRFFTQTWEAKGLFSQADVHRQVAIVFKTPAYCDTNITVPVTVRMQLRRPTDQEVSEAMEFRYLPDDKDPYGCQEKKRKIESQMKSFSGFSQGAMNFINRPKAVASSGLMNQRIKMEPTNYYPPSNRGMMRQNPTGFYNKAPPSCPMMPQLTETPPSGTHSQAWSSPIANTPSNGVVLQQVNPSPSMPTTGESGNSLPQLTDRDLEFLQQPRQDQQNQQVQQSQQPPQRQGLEGAHNWYNFGHQQPQNTQNGATGTGGFLYTGNIEDDIFQNLISNHQPVLPMKQEAQGSNNMAVLGSSSDCVSSFTALLNSTSPNGGTAETMRQMEAGGPNQRVSQISYPAGIMGQESNLDSFPWQYFHE; this is translated from the exons ATGGATG TGCATACCCACTCAATGCACAGGGACCCAAATCTAA TGGGAGACCCCTGTGTTCAGATCTTCGAGCAGCCAAAACAGAGAGGCATGCGCTTCAGGTACAAATGCGAGGGTCGTTCAGCGGGCAGCATACCTGGAGAAAGAAGCTCAGACAATAACAGAACCTACCCAAGCATTCAG ATTCTAAATGTTACCGTGAAAGGAAAAGTACGTGTTACCCTGGTGACCAAAAGTGACCCATATAAACCTCATCCCCATGACTTGGTGGGTAAGGACTGCAAGGATGGTTATTACGAGGTAGAGTTTGGACCTGAACGAAGAGTCATCGC gtttcAGAACCTGGGTATCCAGTGTGTGCGAAGAAGAGAAGTGAGAGACGCCATAATGCAGAGGATTACGCGAAGAATCAACCCCTTCAATG TTCCCCGAGACCAGCTGCTGCAGACTGAGGAATATGATCTGAATGTGGTGCGTCTTTGCTTCCAAGTTTTCCTGCAAGATGAGACCGGGATGTACAACACCGCTCTGCCTCCCATCGTCTCCAACCCTATCTATGACAACA GGGCCCCAAATACAGCCGAACTGCGAATCTGCCGGGTGAACAAGAACAGCGGCAGTGTGAAGGGAGGTGATGAGATATTCCTCCTCTGCGATAAAGTACAGAAAG ATGACATTGAGGTGAGGTTCTTCACTCAGACCTGGGAGGCCAAAGGCTTATTCTCACAGGCAGACGTACACCGGCAAGTGGCCATAGTGTTCAAGACACCTGCCTACTGTGACACCAACATCACAGTCCCTGTCACAGTGCGCATGCAGCTGCGTCGGCCCACAGACCAGGAGGTCAGTGAGGCCATGGAGTTCCGCTATCTGCCTGATGACAaag ATCCATATGGCTGTCAAGAGAAGAAACGTAAAATTGAAAGCCAGATGAAATCCTTTTCTGGCTTCTCCCAAGGAGCCATGAACTTCATTAACAGACCAAAAGCAGTGGCTTCGTCAGGTTTGATGAATCAGAGAATTAAAATGG AGCCTACAAATTATTATCCTCCATCAAACCGAGGCATGATGCGCCAAAATCCAACAGGCTTTTATAATAAAGCCCCTCCGTCCTGCCCCATGATGCCACAGCTAACAGAAACCCCACCATCAGGAACACACAGTCAAGCATGGTCCAGTCCAATCGCCAACACCCCCAGTAATGGAGTGGTCCTACAGCAGGTGAACCCAAGTCCCAGCATGCCCACCACAGGGGAAAGTGGAAACAGCCTTCCTCAACTGACAGATAGGGATCTGGAGTTTCTTCAACAGCCTCGGCAGGACCAGCAGAACCAGCAGGTCCAGCAATCCCAACAGCCACCTCAAAGGCAAGGACTAGAAGGAGCCCATAACTGGTATAACTTTGGGCACCAACAGCCTCAAAACACCCAGAATGGGGCAACAGGCACCGGTGGGTTCTTGTATACAGGCAACATAGAAGATGATATATTTCAAAACCTCATCAGCAATCATCAGCCAGTCTTACCAATGAAACAAGAAGCTCAAGGTTCGAACAACATGGCTGTGCTGGGGTCCAGCTCAGACTGTGTGTCGTCCTTCACCGCGCTCTTGAACTCCACCTCCCCCAATGGAGGTACCGCAGAGACCATGAGACAAATGGAAGCTGGTGGGCCCAATCAGAGGGTCTCGCAGATTTCCTACCCTGCCGGCATCATGGGGCAGGAGAGCAATCTTGATTCTTTTCCCTGGCAGTACTTTCACGAATAG